A single window of Drosophila suzukii chromosome 3, CBGP_Dsuzu_IsoJpt1.0, whole genome shotgun sequence DNA harbors:
- the LOC136117686 gene encoding myb/SANT-like DNA-binding domain-containing protein 1: MEGDKAIVNNTRTACGKLRWTKQMEVLLIEIWQENIEELRGARKNVHIYMEMAQTLMEAGFDVSYKDVRTKIENLTKKYRQEKNKMGPSGGAPSSWQHYELVHSFLGAYRIHNMEQNIREY; encoded by the exons atgGAAGGCGACAAAGCAATAG TCAATAATACGCGAACTGCTTGTGGCAAACTGAGGTGGACTAAGCAGATGGAGGTCCTGCTCATCGAGATTTGGCAGGAGAACATCGAGGAGTTGCGCGGAGCCAGAAAAAATGTCCATATATACATGGAGATGGCCCAGACCCTAATGGAAGCTGGGTTTGATGTGTCCTACAAGGACGTCCGAACGAAAATAGAGAACCTGACCAAAAAGTACAG GCaggagaaaaataaaatgggGCCAAGCGGTGGCGCTCCTTCCTCGTGGCAGCATTATGAGTTGGTCCACTCGTTTTTAGGCGCATACCGCATCCACAATATGGAGCAGAACATACGAGA ATACTAG